The following nucleotide sequence is from Desulfovibrio sp. JC022.
GATCCTGACGGACAGGATGAAATTTCCACCTCGCAGGCCAAAACAATCATTGATGATCTCGCAGCATTCGGCGCGCCTGTAATGCTTTTCTCCGGCGGAGAGCCACTGGTACGCAAAGACCTCGTTGAGCTGGCAAGCTACGCCACCAGCAAAGGTATGCGTGCGGTTATCTCCACCAACGGTACCCTGATCACCAAGGAAAAAGCCCGCGAACTGAAAGAAGTGGGTCTTTCCTATGTAGGTATTTCCATTGACGGAACCGAAGAAACCCACGACAAATTCCGCGGCGTTCCCGGTTCTTACAAGAAAGCACTTCAGGCTGTTGAAAACTGTAAAGCCGAAGGTCTGAAAGTCGGTCTGCGTTTTACCATCAACAAACGTAACTGGACTGAAGTTCCTTCCGTATTTCAGGTTCTGAAAGACCTCGAAGTCCCCAGAGCATGTTTCTACCATCTGGTATACTCCGGCCGTGGCTCCGAACTCATCAAAGAAGATTTGAGCCATGCTGAAAGCCGCCAGCTGCTTGACCTGATCATGGACGAGACCAAAGCTCTCTACGATGCAGGCATGCCCAAAGAAATCCTCACCGTTGATAACCACGCTGACGGTGTGTACGTCTACCAGCGTCTGCTGAAAGAAGATCCCGAGCGCGCCAAAGAAGTGCTTGAACTGCTCCAGTTCAACGAAGGCAACAACTCCGGTCGCGGTATCGGTTGTATCTCCTGGGACGGTCAGGTTCACGCTGACCAGTTCTGGCGCAACCACACCTTCGGTAACGTTCTGGAACGTCCTTTCTCCGAAATCTGGATGGACGAAAAGATCGAACTCCTGCACAAGCTCAAAGATAAAAAAGCCCACGTGGGCGGACGCTGTGCAGAATGTCGTTACCTGAACATCTGTGGCGGTAACTTCCGTGCCCGCGCAGAAGCATACCACGGCGACATCTGGGCAGAAGATCCGGCTTGTTACCTCACTGATGAGGAAATCAAGAAGGACTAGGCCCGCCTGTTTTGACAAGATTTGCAAGACAGTCGTCCTGTCGACGATAGATATTACTAAATCCCGGCGGGCCACTAGGTCTGCCGGGATTTAGTATTATATCAATATAAAATTTTACTATAAGGAAGGCCTGAGATGGTATTCGACTTCCACCGCGGACGCAGACTCCGTAGAACACCAGTCATCCGCGACCTCGTGCGTGAAACCACCCTTTCCGCCAATGATCTTATGATGCCCTACTTCGTCTATGAAACAGACGATGAAAATTTCAAAAAAGAAGTTTCCTCCATGCCCGGTCAGTTTCAGCTCAGCCTGAAACAACTAGAAATCAAGGTTGAGGAAGCTATTACAAACGGCCTCAAGAGCCTGATTCTTTTCGGCATTCCCGCTGAAAAGAACCCCGCAGGCACTCAGGCATACGCCGAGGACGGCATTGTCCAGCAGGCAGTGCGCATGCTCAAAAAACGCTGGCCCGCACTGCTGGTCTGCACAGACGTATGCCTGTGTGAATTCACTTCCCACGGACATTGCGGTCTGGTTAAGGACGAAGAAATACTTAACGATGCAACACTGGACCTGCTGGCAAAAACTGCCCTTTCTCACGCAAAAGCAGGCGCTGACATGGTTGCACCTTCAGACATGATGGACGGACGTGTTGCCGCCATCCGTGAAATCCTGGATGAAAACGGCTACGAAGACCTGCCGCTTATGTCGTATGCAGTTAAATACGCATCCGGCTACTATGGTCCTTTCCGTGAAGCTGCAGAAGGCGCACCTCAATTCGGTGACCGCAAGACCTACCAAATGGACCCTGCCAACGCCCGTGAAGGCCTGCGTGAAGCAGCAGCCGACGTGATCGAAGGCGCGGACATCCTCATGGTCAAACCTGCCGGACCTTACATGGATATCATCCGTCAGACCCGTGATAATTTTGACCTGCCCGTGGCGGCTTATCAGGTCAGCGGCGAATATTCCATGATCAAGGCTGCTGCACTTAACGGCTGGATCGATGAAAAATCCGTGGTTCATGAATCCCTCATCGGCCTAAAACGGGCCGGGGCAGACTTGATCCTGACTTACTTTACTGAAGACGTACTCAAACGACTGAGCGAGAAATAATATGAGCGATAAAAAAATGACAGGCGGACACCCCGGAGGTCATCCAGGTGGAAAACCGGGCCATCCCGGAGGCGGACATCCCGGAGGTCATCCGGGCGTACATCCTATTCCCCAGAAGAACGCTGACGGATCTCCCCCGCTGCGTCTGATCGCATGGGAAATCACCCGTTCCTGTAACCTAGCCTGCAAGCATTGTAGAGCCGAAGCGCACCCTGAGCCTTATCCGGGTGAACTTTCCACTGAAGAAGCAAAAGCACTTATCGATACATTTCCTGAAACCGGGGACCCGATCATCATCTTCACCGGCGGCGAACCACTGCTGCGCCATGATGTCTTCGAACTGGTTTCCTACGCCAATGACAAAGGTCTGCGTTGCGTAATGGCACCCAACGGTACCCTGCTCACCGCAGAAAATTCCGTACAGCTCAAGGAAGTGGGCATCCAGCGTTGCTCAATCTCCATTGATGCGAAAGAAGCAAAATACCACGATGAATTCCGCGGCGAAAAAGGCGCATTTGATATGTCCATGCAGGGCATCCAGTATCTGAAAGATGCCGGAATCGAGTTCCAGATCAACACTACTGTGACTCGCAATAACCTGCACATGTTCAAGGATATCTTTCATCTGGCCAAAGACCTTGGTGCATCCGCATGGCACATTTTCCTGCTGGTTCCCACCGGACGCGCGTCTGAACTTGGTGCGGAAGTAATTTCCGCAGATGAGTACGAAGAAGTCCTTAACTGGTTCTACGATTTTCAAAAGACCACCGATATGCAGCTCAAGGCCACCTGCGCACCGCATTATCACCGTATTCTGCGCCAGCGCGCCAAAGAAGAAGGCATTCCGGTCAACTTTGAAAACTTCGGACTGGATGCAGTCAGCCGTGGTTGCCTCGGCGGCGTAGGCTTCTGCTTCATTTCCCATCGCGGACAGGTGCAGCCCTGCGGCTATCTTGATCTGGACTGCGGCAACGTGCGCGAGATTCCATTCCCGGAAATCTGGGCCAAATCACCGCAATTCCTGAACCTGCGCAACCCCGACACCTACGACGGCAAGTGCGGACACTGCGAATATGAAAAAGTCTGCGGCGGCTGCCGTGCGCGCGCGCAGACCATGGAAGATAACTACCTCGGACCTGAACCGCTCTGCTCTTACGAGCCGAAGAAAAAATCCAAAAAGGCTTAATTTTGATGCGCTTCGCGCTTTTTGACAATTTGATTTCGCCTCCGGCGTCCAAAGGGGACAATCCCCTTTGGAATCCTTAAGGATTTTAATTGCTGGAGCCTTAATACATCTTTTGCCCGCCAACCCGGCGTAGCCCTACTAAAAGTTTTTGGGATTCTTAAACACTTTTACAAAAAGGGTTTAAGGCCCCCGGCAGGGCCGCCGGAGGCTTTCAAGGATAAAATATGGACGCAGTAGATAAAGATATTCTCGGCATCATCCAATCCCACTTCCCCATTGTTTCCCGTCCTTACGAGGAAATCGGCAAACTGGTGGGTGTATCCGAAGAGGAAGCCCTTTCAAGAGTGAACACCATGCGTGAAGACGGTGTTATCCGCCGCGTTGGTGCGAACTTCGGTTCCCGCGAACTGGGCTGGCATTCCACCCTTTGCGCAGCCAGCGTGCCAGAAGAAAAAATGGAAGAATTTGTAGCCGAGGTTAACCGTTACAGCGGCGTTACCCACAACTACCTGCGTGAAAACAAATTCAACATCTGGTTTACCTTCATCGGGCCGGACAAAGAGACCGTACAGAGTACTCTCGCCGCTATCACAGAGAAGACCGGTATCCGCGTTCTCTATCTGCCCGCCACCAAAATGTTCAAGATCAAGGTTGATTTTGACATGAAGGAAGACAAGGAGAAAAAATAATGGCAGCCAAGGAAACCATCATTTCCCCATCCCTGCTTTCCTGTGATTTCAGCCGTCTGGCTGAAGAATTGAAAGCTCTGGAAGAAGCAGGACTCAAGTGGGCGCATCTCGATGTAATGGACGGCAAATTCGTGCCCAACATCACTTTCGGGCCTCCGGTAATCAAGTCCATGCGCAAGGAATGCAACCTGTTCTTCGACTGCCATCTCATGATTGAGCAGCCCGAACGTTACATTGATGAATTCTGCGATACCGGAGCCGACCTGCTCTGCATCCACGCTGAATCCACCGTGCATCTTGAACGCGCTGTGACCGCCATTGCAGAGAAAGGCGTAAAGCCCGCAGTAGCCCTCAACCCGGCTACTCCACTGGAATCCATCAAATACCTGATTCCGCAGCTGCACATGGTGCTGATCATGTCTGTTAACCCCGGTTTCGGCGGTCAGAAGTACATCCCATTCTGCACCCAGAAGGTGCGTGACCTGCGAGCCATGATTGATGAAATGGGTGCTGACACCCTCATCCAGTTGGATGGCGGCGTGACCATGGATAACTGTCGTGAGCTGGTGGAAGCAGGTGCGGACGTGCTTGTTTCCGGTTCTGCATTTTTCAAATATCCGCCTTACGCAGAGCGGCACAAACTGTTCTTGGAAACATGTTCCGGTAAGTAAGCGATTTACGAACCGATTTTGATTACTTCAAACGGAAGAGTGCAATACAGTGCTCTTCCGTTTTTTATTAATGAGAATATTGAAAAAGCTTCTTTCCCGCTAATTCTGATGATAAGATAACGGTGAATATCTATTAAAGTGATCATCCGTGGAGAGAAGCAACAGCATGCCATTTCTTAAAATATTCCTACCATTTATACTTACCTTAGCAATGGTGTCTCCTACACAGGCTGCTGAGAAATGGACTATAACATCATTGGACTGGGAGCCATACTCAGGCAAAAAATTACCTGACCATGGAAAATCAATTGTAAAACTCAGGCAGGCTCTGCAACTAAACGGGATCATACTGGAAGTAAATTTCCTCCCCTGGGCCAGAGCCAAGGCCATGGCAACCCAGCCGGGATACGTTGGCTATTTTCCTGCATGGCCGGAAGAAGTTAATGAAGGATTCATAGCTTCCCCACCTGTTGACTGGTCTGAAATTGCCATCATGTCACTAGGAGAACGAACAATCCCCGCCGATCTTGATTCGTTATTCTCCACCCATATTGTCGGGCTAATACGAAGTTATACCTACCCGAAAGAGATAGAAGAAGCTGCCAGCCGACACAAAAACAATGTAGACGAAGCACCGGACGAAAATTCACTTGTCAGAAAACTGGCCCGCGGGAGA
It contains:
- the ahbD gene encoding heme b synthase — translated: MSDKKMTGGHPGGHPGGKPGHPGGGHPGGHPGVHPIPQKNADGSPPLRLIAWEITRSCNLACKHCRAEAHPEPYPGELSTEEAKALIDTFPETGDPIIIFTGGEPLLRHDVFELVSYANDKGLRCVMAPNGTLLTAENSVQLKEVGIQRCSISIDAKEAKYHDEFRGEKGAFDMSMQGIQYLKDAGIEFQINTTVTRNNLHMFKDIFHLAKDLGASAWHIFLLVPTGRASELGAEVISADEYEEVLNWFYDFQKTTDMQLKATCAPHYHRILRQRAKEEGIPVNFENFGLDAVSRGCLGGVGFCFISHRGQVQPCGYLDLDCGNVREIPFPEIWAKSPQFLNLRNPDTYDGKCGHCEYEKVCGGCRARAQTMEDNYLGPEPLCSYEPKKKSKKA
- a CDS encoding AsnC family transcriptional regulator, giving the protein MDAVDKDILGIIQSHFPIVSRPYEEIGKLVGVSEEEALSRVNTMREDGVIRRVGANFGSRELGWHSTLCAASVPEEKMEEFVAEVNRYSGVTHNYLRENKFNIWFTFIGPDKETVQSTLAAITEKTGIRVLYLPATKMFKIKVDFDMKEDKEKK
- the rpe gene encoding ribulose-phosphate 3-epimerase; the encoded protein is MAAKETIISPSLLSCDFSRLAEELKALEEAGLKWAHLDVMDGKFVPNITFGPPVIKSMRKECNLFFDCHLMIEQPERYIDEFCDTGADLLCIHAESTVHLERAVTAIAEKGVKPAVALNPATPLESIKYLIPQLHMVLIMSVNPGFGGQKYIPFCTQKVRDLRAMIDEMGADTLIQLDGGVTMDNCRELVEAGADVLVSGSAFFKYPPYAERHKLFLETCSGK
- the ahbC gene encoding 12,18-didecarboxysiroheme deacetylase, translating into MIGISKLYCGAVESSDALRYGRESGKLPSHLLQFSKDKKPVVVWNMTRRCNLKCVHCYAQAVDPDGQDEISTSQAKTIIDDLAAFGAPVMLFSGGEPLVRKDLVELASYATSKGMRAVISTNGTLITKEKARELKEVGLSYVGISIDGTEETHDKFRGVPGSYKKALQAVENCKAEGLKVGLRFTINKRNWTEVPSVFQVLKDLEVPRACFYHLVYSGRGSELIKEDLSHAESRQLLDLIMDETKALYDAGMPKEILTVDNHADGVYVYQRLLKEDPERAKEVLELLQFNEGNNSGRGIGCISWDGQVHADQFWRNHTFGNVLERPFSEIWMDEKIELLHKLKDKKAHVGGRCAECRYLNICGGNFRARAEAYHGDIWAEDPACYLTDEEIKKD
- a CDS encoding transporter substrate-binding domain-containing protein, with protein sequence MPFLKIFLPFILTLAMVSPTQAAEKWTITSLDWEPYSGKKLPDHGKSIVKLRQALQLNGIILEVNFLPWARAKAMATQPGYVGYFPAWPEEVNEGFIASPPVDWSEIAIMSLGERTIPADLDSLFSTHIVGLIRSYTYPKEIEEAASRHKNNVDEAPDENSLVRKLARGRCDVAITDPAVMKYYAEQNNIEDIVALKHICKIPLVLAIKNSAQSKRVLEILTNALARQIEPK
- the hemB gene encoding porphobilinogen synthase, whose amino-acid sequence is MVFDFHRGRRLRRTPVIRDLVRETTLSANDLMMPYFVYETDDENFKKEVSSMPGQFQLSLKQLEIKVEEAITNGLKSLILFGIPAEKNPAGTQAYAEDGIVQQAVRMLKKRWPALLVCTDVCLCEFTSHGHCGLVKDEEILNDATLDLLAKTALSHAKAGADMVAPSDMMDGRVAAIREILDENGYEDLPLMSYAVKYASGYYGPFREAAEGAPQFGDRKTYQMDPANAREGLREAAADVIEGADILMVKPAGPYMDIIRQTRDNFDLPVAAYQVSGEYSMIKAAALNGWIDEKSVVHESLIGLKRAGADLILTYFTEDVLKRLSEK